From the Flavobacteriales bacterium genome, the window CCCCCATAAAATTTGACGTAACCCATCCGCTGCAGAGTCATAATTGAAAATTCTTTTGTTTTGAAACTGAGGTAGAAAATGGGTAGCTCTCTCGATCGGACCTGCTACCAACTGTGGGAAGAAACACACGAAGGCGGCAAAGGAAGATAAGTTTTTCGTTGGGTTAAGTTTCTTTTTGAAAACGTCTAAGGTATAACTCATTGTTTGGAAGGTGTAAAATGAGATCCCTACTGGGAGAATTATTTCCAATGAATTCATCTCAAGGTTAGATCCGAATAATGAAAAGGAATCGACAAAACTGTCTATAAAGAAATTGTGGTATTTGAAAAAAGCTAAAAGCCCTAAATTGGAAAACACACTTATTGAGACAAGAATCCGTCTCTCGATTGCATTGCTATTTGACAATAATAGTAAACCAACGGCATAGTCGATAAGGGTGCTTATTGCGATTAATGGCACTAGCTGCCAATTCCACCATCCGTAAAAAATGTAACTGGTAACTATTAGAAAGCAATTTTGTAAGCTTATGTTTTTATTTGGAATTATCCAGTAAAGAATAAAAACTATAGGAAGGAAAATAGAAAACTCAAATGTGTCGAAAAGCATTATTCCTCTTTGTTAGCAAATAAAGTAAATTTAAATTACTCGCATACCAAGAACGCAGATGTCATCCACTTGCTCTAAGTTACCTTTCCACTTGTTGTGGGCATCTTCAAGAAGTTGTTTCTGCTTTTCCATTCTCTCGTTTCGTACAGAGAAAAGTGTTTTTCGGAATTCGGTTTTTTTCATTGTATTTCCATCT encodes:
- a CDS encoding MBOAT family protein; this translates as MLFDTFEFSIFLPIVFILYWIIPNKNISLQNCFLIVTSYIFYGWWNWQLVPLIAISTLIDYAVGLLLLSNSNAIERRILVSISVFSNLGLLAFFKYHNFFIDSFVDSFSLFGSNLEMNSLEIILPVGISFYTFQTMSYTLDVFKKKLNPTKNLSSFAAFVCFFPQLVAGPIERATHFLPQFQNKRIFNYDSAADGLRQILWG